The genomic DNA GGTCCGCGTGGGTGTACGGCTTCCGCCCGCCGGGGCGGAAGCCGTACCGACTCACGGCCTGGAGAGGTGGACCGGCCCGCCGCCGGAACTCCTGCGCCCGTCCCGGACAAATAGGAAATCAGCCTGCAAGCGGCCGGTCGTACGGTCACGCCATGACGACCAAGAAATGCTTCATCGTATCGGCCCTCGGTCTCACCCTTCTGGCATCCGGCTGCGGCGGCGGATCCGGCGCCACGTCGGCACCGGACGGTCAGGTCCAGGACCGTCCGACGGTGACGGCGTCACCGGCTCGGGACTCCTGCGGCGGGATCGCCGGCACGGTCGAGCAGCACATCCGGCGAGCCGCGGTCGAATCGGTGACCGTGGCGGGCCAGTGCACGTCGGTGTCGGTCGAGACCGGCCTCGACGACGGGGAGACCGCCGCAGCCAAGCGGATATGCGAGGCCGCGGCCGAAGTGGCCTACTCCGGCGACACCAACGCCATCCGCGTGCTGGGCAGGTCGGGCAAGGAGCTCGCGATAGGGGTCGCCGGCGCCGGGTGCCTGGTGGAGCCGTAGTCTCTCGCTCCGCCGGCGCCCGGAAACGGTGCGCGCGGTGCCCGGGAAACGGTGCGCGCGGTGCCCGGGAAACGGTGCGCGCGGTGCCCGGGAAACGGTGCGCGGCGGCCGTCCGGCCCGGCGGACCGTCCGGGTGGTCCGCGACCTCGACCTGGAAGTCCGGAATCGTGGTCGGGACACTAAAGTCCATGGCTATGAACTGGTCCCCACAGATTGAGGCACTCTGCGCGCAACTGGCCGAGCGCTACGTCTTCCCCGAGGTCGGGACGGAGGTCGCGGAGATCCTGCGGAAGCGGCTGAACGCAGGCGCCTATGACGAGATCGCAGGAGACGAGGCCTTCGCCGCGGCGGTGACCGAGGATCTCCAGTCGGTCAACGGCGACAAGCACCTACGGCTGATCTACAGCATCGACGAGGTGCCGGTCGACGACCCGGTCGACGCCGCCCTGTACCGGGCGGAGATCTCGCTGTCCGGGTACGGCTTCGCCCGCGTGGAGTGCCTGCCGGGAAACATCGGATACATCGACACGACGACGTTCTGCCTGCCCGAACTGGCCGGCGACCGGGCGGTGGCGGCGATGACGCTGGTGGCCGACACCGACGCGCTCGTGTTCGACGTACGCCGCAACCTGGGCGGCTCGCCCGGCATGGTGGCGTTGATCTGCAGCTACCTCTTCGGCTTCGACGAGCCCACCCACCTCAACTCCATCTACTGGCGCGCGACCGGCGAAAACCACCAGTCCTGGACCCTGCCCTACGTCCCCGGCCCGCGCTTCGGCCCCGACAAACCGATCTACGTCCTGACCGGCCCGCTGACGTTCTCCGGAGCCGAGGAATTCGCCTACAACCTGCAGACCCGTGAGCGTGCCACGATCGTCGGCGAGCGCACCAGAGGCGGCGCCAACCCCGGCACCCGCTACCGCGTCGGCCCGCACCTGAAGTCGGCCGTCCCCTCGGGCCGCGCCGTCAACCCGGTCCGGGGTGACAACTGGGAGGGCGTCGGCGTGGCGCCGGACATCGAGACGACGGCCGAGGACGCGTTCGGCCGGGCCTACGGCCTGGCGTTGCGACACGTCCTCACGCTGGGCGAGGACGGCGCCCGCCGCGCGGTGGCCGCCGAGGCCCGCGAGGCCCTCGCAGCTTTCTAGAGCAGCGCGTACGAGCATCACACCCGGTCGTTCGATCTTCCCAGCTCGACTCCGGACGTGGCCTGGCCGGTCCCGCCGCTCATCCGCCGCTCCGCCCATCCGTTGATGGCGCGGTGTGGTCCAGGGCGGCGGCCCGGTCGTAGGCGTCGCGGGCCACGGCGATGGCGGCGTGGTGGCGCTCGGCCCATCCGGTGAGTCCCACCAGGGAGTCGTAGAGCTCACGTGCCATGTCGGTGGCGGTGTACTCGACCTTGGCCGGCACGGTGGGGTACACCGTCCGCACGAGCAGGCCGTCGCGCTCCAGGTTGCGCAGGGTCAGGGTGAGCATCCGCCGGCTGATGCCCTTGACCGCGCGCTCCAGTTCGGTGAAGCGCACCGGTCCGCGGATGGCCTCGATCAGGATGCTGATGCTCCACTTGCTGCTGACCCGGTTGAGCACGTCAAGGATCGTGCAGGCCTCCACGCTGTTGACCTGGTCGGGCACACAGATGTTCCGCTGGTACATAAAACTGCCTCCTTCCGCCGGCACCCCATGGTCACAGACGATGGTCCCCGTAACAAATGATCCCCTGAGGGCACGTTTGACGACTGCAGGCGTTTGAACACTTCGGCCGGACCGCGCCCTCAAGGAAAATCGATCATGAAAGTTCAAGAGAAGGACCAGGCTGTGACAGTCACGTTCAACGAAACGACGCGCAAGCTGCTCGACGGCAGGAACTTCGCAACGGTCGCCACTCTCAACCCGGACGGCGGACCTCAGTCCTCGGTGGTGTGGATCCTGCGCGAAGACGACACGGTGCTGTTCTCCACCACCACCGGGCGGCGAAAAGCACGCAACCTCGCCAAGGACCCGCGGATCAGCGTCTCGGTCTTCGAGACCGAGAATCCGTACAACTCCGTGGAGATCCGTGGCACCGCCGAACTGGTCGAGGACGGAGACAAGGCGTTGCCGCACAGGCTCTCGCACAAATACCTCGGCGAGGACCCGCCGCCGGAGCCCGACGACGTGATCCGCCTGATCGTCCGCGTGGTACCGGAGCGCGTCATCAATTTCTCCATCTGAGGCCCCGTCGGCGATCCCGGCCGGCCGCCACCGCAATCCGGGTGAGCTGAATCACGCGGTCAACGGGCACTACGCCACGGGGTTCACCATCCATAGCCCAGGAGAGCGGTGGGGCAGCGTGCCTGACGTACTCGACTCCCACGCGCAGGGATTGCGGTTCGACATGTGGGATCCCCGTTGGGAGAGCGACCCGGAGCTGCCTCCGGGGCTGCTGGAATACCTCGCGTGGGAGGACGCTCGCGTCGAGGGCGGGCAGGACTACGCGGATGTTGATGCCCCTCGGGAGTGGTGGGATTTCATCGAGCTCGCGCACAACGGATACAGCCCGCCGGGGGCGGAGTGCATCACCTCGATCTTGGCGCTGGTCGGCCGGGCGACGGGCCGGGAACTGGACAGGGAGTGGATGAACGGGGAGCACACTCGCTACGTGGTTCGCGAGTAGTACGCCGCCACGCGGGATCGATCAGGAACTCAGGTGCGGGTCATCGGCCGTTCGTGGATACTGCGGGAATGTTCTCCGACGCCGACGCAGCCGAGCTGTACGACCTGCTGAATCCGTGGGATGCCGTGCGGCATCCCGGCGATGCGTTCTACAACGAACTCGTGATGGCCGCGGACGCCGTACTGGACGTGGGCTGTGGCACCGGCAGCATGCTGCACCAGGCGCGCGAGTACGGGCACTCCGGGCGGCTCGTCGGGCTGGATCCGGACCGGGCGGCGCTTGAGCGGGCCCGGCGGCGCACCGACATCGAGTGGGTCGTCGGCGTTGCCGCCGAAGCGGCCTGGAAGCGAGAGTTCGACCTGGTGACAATGGTCAGTCACGCGTTCCAATGCCTCGTGGGCGACGACGAGCTGCGCACGTCGCTTGCCGCGATCCGGGCGGCGCTGCGTGACGGTGGCCTGTTCGCGTTCGAGACGCGCCACCCTCAGGCGCACGCGTGGGAGGAGTGGAATCCGTCGAACGCGTCCGAGGTCATGGACGCTGCCGGCCGCAAACTGCATGTGGCGCACCACGTCGAGTCGGTCCTCGGCGACGTCGTGACGTTCACCGAGACGACCAGCGACTCGGACGGTACCGCCCTGCGTGTCGACCGCGCGAGCCTGCGCTTTCTGGACGTGCCGACGCTGAGGGCGTTCCTGGCCGAGGCCGGCTTCGCCATCGAGGCGCAATACGGCGATTGGCACCGCGGCCCTGTCACCGACACCAGTCGCGAGATCATCGTCCTCGCGCGCCGCGTCTAGATCAGACTTCCGATCATCTCGGCTCCTCGTCGCAGTCGCGCGGCGTCTCACCACAACTTCCTGCCCAGCTCAAAGAAGTGGACATTCCCCAACCGGCCACCGCACAGGGTTGGGGGCGATCGACGATCCGGTGCGTTGTTCTCACCGAGCTTCGTCCCGGCTGCCTGTGACACCCTCTG from Streptosporangium sp. NBC_01756 includes the following:
- a CDS encoding S41 family peptidase, which encodes MNWSPQIEALCAQLAERYVFPEVGTEVAEILRKRLNAGAYDEIAGDEAFAAAVTEDLQSVNGDKHLRLIYSIDEVPVDDPVDAALYRAEISLSGYGFARVECLPGNIGYIDTTTFCLPELAGDRAVAAMTLVADTDALVFDVRRNLGGSPGMVALICSYLFGFDEPTHLNSIYWRATGENHQSWTLPYVPGPRFGPDKPIYVLTGPLTFSGAEEFAYNLQTRERATIVGERTRGGANPGTRYRVGPHLKSAVPSGRAVNPVRGDNWEGVGVAPDIETTAEDAFGRAYGLALRHVLTLGEDGARRAVAAEAREALAAF
- a CDS encoding winged helix-turn-helix transcriptional regulator, with translation MYQRNICVPDQVNSVEACTILDVLNRVSSKWSISILIEAIRGPVRFTELERAVKGISRRMLTLTLRNLERDGLLVRTVYPTVPAKVEYTATDMARELYDSLVGLTGWAERHHAAIAVARDAYDRAAALDHTAPSTDGRSGG
- a CDS encoding PPOX class F420-dependent oxidoreductase is translated as MKVQEKDQAVTVTFNETTRKLLDGRNFATVATLNPDGGPQSSVVWILREDDTVLFSTTTGRRKARNLAKDPRISVSVFETENPYNSVEIRGTAELVEDGDKALPHRLSHKYLGEDPPPEPDDVIRLIVRVVPERVINFSI
- a CDS encoding class I SAM-dependent methyltransferase, which gives rise to MFSDADAAELYDLLNPWDAVRHPGDAFYNELVMAADAVLDVGCGTGSMLHQAREYGHSGRLVGLDPDRAALERARRRTDIEWVVGVAAEAAWKREFDLVTMVSHAFQCLVGDDELRTSLAAIRAALRDGGLFAFETRHPQAHAWEEWNPSNASEVMDAAGRKLHVAHHVESVLGDVVTFTETTSDSDGTALRVDRASLRFLDVPTLRAFLAEAGFAIEAQYGDWHRGPVTDTSREIIVLARRV